In Oncorhynchus keta strain PuntledgeMale-10-30-2019 chromosome 19, Oket_V2, whole genome shotgun sequence, a single genomic region encodes these proteins:
- the LOC127909634 gene encoding uncharacterized protein LOC127909634 has product MDVGTDVGTDVGTDVGTDVGTDVGTDVGTDVGTDVGTDVGTDVGTDVGTDVGTDVGTDVGMDVDVGMDVGTDVGTDVGIDVSTDVGIDVGIDVGMNVGTDVGTDVGTDVGTDVGTDVGTDVGTDVGTDVGTDVGTDVGMDVGTDVDVGTDVGMDVGTDVGTDVGTDVGTDVGIDVSTDVGIDVGIDVGMNVVSQLAKEWTRSRHTVKTK; this is encoded by the exons atggatgtgggtacagaTGTGGGTACGGATGTGGGTACAGATGTGGGTACGGATGTGGGTACAGATGTGGGTACTGATGTGGGTACAGATGTGGGTACAGATGTGGGTACGGATGTGGGTACAGATGTGGGTACAGATGTGGGTACGGATGTGGGTACAGATGTGGGTAcagatgtgggtatggatgtgg atgtgggtatggatgtgggtacggaTGTGGGTACGGATGTCGGTATAGATGTGAGTacggatgtgggtatagatgtaggtatagatgtgggtatgaATGTGGGTACTGATGTGGGTACGGATGTGGGTACGGATGTGGGTACGGATGTGGGTACTGATGTGGGTACAGATGTGGGTACAGATGTGGGTACGGATGTGGGTACAGATGTGGGTAcagatgtgggtatggatgtgggtacagaTGTGG ATGTGGGTAcagatgtgggtatggatgtgggtacagaTGTGGGTACGGATGTGGGTACGGATGTGGGTACGGATGTCGGTATAGATGTGAGTacggatgtgggtatagatgtaggtatagatgtgggtatgaATGTGG TTAGTCAGCTAGCTAAGGAGTGGACCCGCTCACGCCACACTGTCAAGACCAAGTAA